The proteins below are encoded in one region of Hordeum vulgare subsp. vulgare chromosome 3H, MorexV3_pseudomolecules_assembly, whole genome shotgun sequence:
- the LOC123439467 gene encoding uncharacterized protein LOC123439467, giving the protein MEEWRNLALAAADESFANTVTNGVAETIASAIQQYRLAAEECRGFGQGVHPTPNAGERASAGGDFVDLAIDRIKSISRFHAVRGSVFSLCVRRIGLQGNALWYMWQFYHADEARHAETAMLSLRSAKSHGHAAVRVFERMLRPPSPQAVARAWAPAAVQLLRRAIKNLAMAEVSVGQIRPAIVVEYNDARRLLHG; this is encoded by the coding sequence ATGGAGGAGTGGAGGAATCTGGCCTTGGCAGCGGCGGATGAAAGCTTCGCCAACACCGTGACCAATGGTGTAGCGGAGACCATCGCTAGCGCCATCCAGCAGTACCGCCTGGCCGCCGAGGAGTGCCGCGGATTCGGCCAGGGCGTGcacccgacgcccaacgccggcGAGCGCGCTTCAGCAGGCGGCGACTTCGTCGACCTCGCCATCGACCGGATCAAGAGCATCAGCAGGTTCCACGCCGTGCGGGGCAGCGTCTTCTCGCTCTGCGTCCGGCGGATCGGGCTCCAGGGCAACGCGCTGTGGTACATGTGGCAGTTCTACCACGCCGACGAGGCCCGCCACGCGGAGACGGCGATGCTGTCGCTGCGTTCCGCCAAGTCGCACGGCCATGCGGCCGTCCGCGTCTTCGAGCGCATGCTCAGGCCGCCGTCGCCGCAAGCGGTCGCCCGCGCGTGGGCGCCCGCGGCCGTGCAGCTCCTGCGCCGCGCAATCAAGAATCTGGCCATGGCGGAGGTCTCCGTGGGACAGATACGCCCGGCCATCGTCGTCGAGTACAACGACGCCCGGAGGCTTCTGCATGGCTGA
- the LOC123441453 gene encoding uncharacterized protein LOC123441453, translating to MAEWMNLALAAAFDSFAYTETNGVAEAVAGAIQQYRLAAEECRGIGQGVHPTPNAGQGASAGGDSIDLALTRIKSITRFHAVRGSVFSVCVRRMGLQPDTPWRLQHATAARHAEMAIRCLGTAKSYGHAALSVFHRMLRPPSPQAVARAWAPAAELLLRRAIVNLDMAEASVGKIRPAIGVEYNDARRLLHG from the coding sequence ATGGCGGAGTGGATGAATCTGGCGTTGGCGGCGGCGTTTGACAGCTTCGCCTACACCGAGACCAATGGTGTAGCGGAGGCCGTCGCTGGCGCCATCCAGCAGTACCGCCTGGCCGCCGAGGAGTGCCGCGGAATCGGCCAGGGCGTGCACCCTACGCCCaacgccggccagggcgcttcagCAGGCGGCGATTCCATCGACCTCGCCCTCACCCGGATCAAGAGCATCACCAGGTTCCACGCCGTGCGGGGTAGCGTCTTCTCCGTCTGCGTCCGCCGCATGGGGCTCCAGCCCGACACGCCGTGGCGGCTCCAGCACGCCACCGCGGCCCGCCACGCGGAGATGGCGATACGGTGCCTGGGCACCGCCAAGTCGTACGGCCATGCGGCCCTCAGCGTCTTCCACCGCATGCTCAGGCCGCCGTCGCCGCAAGCGGTCGCTCGCGCCTGGGCGCCCGCGGCCGAGCTGCTCCTGCGCCGCGCGATCGTCAATCTGGACATGGCGGAGGCCTCCGTGGGGAAGATACGCCCGGCCATCGGCGTCGAGTACAACGACGCCAGGAGGCTTCTGCATGGCTGA